From a region of the Myxococcus stipitatus genome:
- the purH gene encoding bifunctional phosphoribosylaminoimidazolecarboxamide formyltransferase/IMP cyclohydrolase, with product MLALLSVSDKRGLVPFAQGLVRLGFRLLSTGGTLEALKGAGIPATQVSEHTQSPEILGGRVKTLHPRIHGGILGRLELEADRAEMKAHGIEPISLVVVNLYPFRQTVASGAPEAEVIEQIDIGGPAMVRASAKNFRHVAVVVDPDDYGAVLAELEKGGAVGEQTRRALMRKAFAHTAAYDASISAWLATQAGEPFPGELSLSFRKAQDLRYGENPHQRGAFYREHSAPSEPTVAFAKVLQGKELSYNNILDLDAALGLVLEFPERPAVVIIKHNTPCGVAVDDVLVKAYRTARAVDEVSAFGGIVALNREVDEATAQAMAETFLEAVIAPSYSAAALQVLAAKKNLRLLEAGPALASPAAGPRAQLDGRSVSGGLLLMDRDAVEPELAWKVVSKRAPTPDEERALRFAWKVCKHVKSNAIVFASGTQLLAQGGGQTNRVDSVRIAMQRGGAALKGSAVASDAFFPFRDGLDEAARAGATCVIQPGGSVRDPEVIAAADEHGMAMVTTGVRHFRH from the coding sequence GTGCTGGCTCTCCTGAGCGTTTCCGATAAGCGAGGTCTGGTTCCCTTCGCCCAGGGGCTGGTCCGCCTGGGCTTCCGCCTGCTGTCGACCGGAGGGACGTTGGAGGCGCTCAAGGGCGCCGGCATCCCCGCCACGCAGGTGTCCGAGCACACGCAGAGCCCGGAGATACTCGGGGGCCGCGTGAAGACGCTCCACCCGCGCATCCACGGTGGCATCCTCGGTCGCCTGGAGCTGGAGGCGGACCGCGCGGAGATGAAGGCGCACGGCATCGAGCCCATCTCCCTGGTCGTGGTGAACCTCTATCCGTTCCGCCAGACGGTGGCGTCGGGCGCGCCGGAGGCGGAGGTCATCGAGCAGATCGACATCGGCGGGCCGGCGATGGTGCGCGCCTCCGCGAAGAACTTCCGCCACGTGGCCGTGGTGGTGGACCCCGACGACTACGGCGCGGTGCTCGCGGAGCTGGAGAAGGGTGGGGCGGTGGGGGAGCAGACGCGGCGCGCGCTGATGCGCAAGGCCTTCGCCCACACGGCGGCCTACGACGCGTCCATCTCCGCGTGGCTGGCCACGCAGGCGGGCGAGCCCTTCCCCGGAGAGCTGTCGCTGTCGTTCCGCAAGGCGCAGGACCTGCGCTACGGCGAGAACCCGCACCAGCGCGGCGCGTTCTACCGGGAGCACTCGGCCCCCTCGGAGCCGACGGTGGCCTTCGCCAAGGTGCTCCAGGGCAAGGAGCTCTCGTACAACAACATCCTGGACCTGGACGCGGCCCTGGGGCTGGTGCTCGAGTTCCCGGAGCGGCCGGCCGTCGTCATCATCAAGCACAACACCCCCTGCGGCGTGGCGGTGGATGACGTGCTGGTGAAGGCGTACCGCACGGCCCGGGCGGTGGACGAGGTGTCCGCCTTCGGCGGCATCGTGGCGCTCAACCGCGAGGTGGACGAGGCGACCGCCCAGGCGATGGCGGAGACGTTCCTGGAGGCGGTCATCGCGCCGTCCTACTCCGCGGCGGCGCTCCAGGTGCTGGCGGCGAAGAAGAACCTGCGGCTGTTGGAGGCGGGGCCGGCGCTGGCCTCCCCGGCCGCCGGGCCGAGGGCCCAGCTGGACGGGCGGAGCGTGTCCGGCGGCCTGCTCCTCATGGACCGGGACGCGGTGGAGCCGGAGCTGGCGTGGAAGGTGGTCTCCAAGCGGGCGCCCACGCCGGACGAGGAGCGGGCCCTGCGTTTCGCCTGGAAGGTTTGCAAGCACGTCAAGAGCAATGCAATCGTCTTCGCCTCGGGCACCCAGCTGCTCGCCCAGGGCGGCGGACAGACGAACCGCGTCGATTCGGTGCGCATCGCCATGCAGCGTGGTGGAGCGGCGCTGAAGGGCAGCGCCGTGGCCTCGGACGCCTTCTTCCCCTTCCGGGATGGCCTGGACGAGGCCGCGCGCGCCGGGGCGACCTGCGTCATCCAGCCGGGTGGGTCGGTGCGGGATCCCGAGGTCATCGCGGCCGCCGATGAACATGGGATGGCCATGGTGACGACGGGAGTGCGACACTTCCGGCACTGA